The following proteins are co-located in the Syngnathus scovelli strain Florida chromosome 5, RoL_Ssco_1.2, whole genome shotgun sequence genome:
- the soul5l gene encoding uncharacterized protein soul5l isoform X1 — translation MSLFVGTEEKRRANMEHDAAGTPRFPSCCSDNAPHAVCTLPTFLSILGVLALVVTTEASVGPSTNNSFCTESKECLEFELVCKTDEYEVRHYSPTRWVSTDAEAYFMGVGAAMAFRRLFQYITGANEAGVQMEMTAPVLVKIPGETKMWEPAVYTLNFPLPQAYQDKPPAPTNDKLYFTEMPEMDVYVRSYGGWMLSVTSRLHAHLLTKELDRVRASYNHTYHYGVGYDSPLKLLNRHNEVWYVSKGSPVCSDPEEPTPAHTPRTPPSPPAELPLDRLADSPSLTTANLKSSNTSDTPTDAPLDTPPSPSSRLLINLSPAPTSAQVLTDVSPNATRFASVAISLEPKGDTNLANGTLPVLANPQQDGV, via the exons ATGTCTTTGTTCGTGGGAACAGAGGAGAAAAGGAGAGCGAACATGGAGCATGATGCAGCAGGAACACCACGCTTTCCTTCTTGCTGCAGTGATAATGCGCCACACGCAGTCTGCACGCTCCC GACTTTCCTGTCAATATTAGGAGTGTTGGCTCTTGTGGTTACCACTGAAGCAAGTGTTGG CCCGAGCACCAATAACAGCTTTTGCACTGAGTCAAAGGAATGTCTGGAGTTTGAGCTGGTCTGCAAAACAGATGAATATGAA GTGCGACACTACAGCCCCACTCGCTGGGTGTCCACAGACGCCGAGGCCTACTTCATGGGTGTGGGTGCTGCCATGGCCTTCAGGAGACTTTTTCAGTACATCACCGGTGCCAATGAAGCAG GTGTACAAATGGAGATGACGGCGCCCGTGCTGGTTAAAATCCCGGGGGAAACCAAAATGTGGGAGCCGGCTGTCTACACGCTCAACTTCCCGCTGCCGCAAGCCTATCAAGACAAGCCGCCCGCACCGACCAATGACAAG TTGTATTTCACCGAGATGCCCGAGATGGACGTCTATGTGCGTAGCTACGGAGGTTGGATGTTGTCGGTGACGTCCAGGCTTCATGCGCACCTGCTGACGAAAGAGTTGGACAGAGTGCGGGCATCTTACAATCATACCTACCACTATGGTGTGGGCTACGACAG tcccTTAAAGCTTCTCAACAGGCACAACGAGGTGTGGTACGTATCCAAGGGGTCGCCAGTGTGCTCAGATCCAGAAGAGCCCACCCCTGCTCACACCCCCAGGACGCCACCGAGCCCTCCTGCCGAACTCCCATTGGATCGCCTTGCAGACTCCCCCTCCCTCACCACCGCCAACCTGAAATCATCCAACACCTCAGACACGCCTACTGACGCACCTTTGGACACGCCCCCGAGCCCTTCTTCCCGGCTCTTGATCAACCTAAGTCCCGCCCCTACCTCGGCTCAGGTCCTGACAGACGTGTCGCCCAACGCCACTAGGTTCGCCTCCGTGGCCATCTCACTGGAACCCAAGGGGGACACCAACCTGGCGAACGGCACGCTGCCAGTTTTGGCCAACCCCCAACAAGATGGCGTCTAA
- the soul5l gene encoding uncharacterized protein soul5l isoform X2, with translation MTFLSILGVLALVVTTEASVGPSTNNSFCTESKECLEFELVCKTDEYEVRHYSPTRWVSTDAEAYFMGVGAAMAFRRLFQYITGANEAGVQMEMTAPVLVKIPGETKMWEPAVYTLNFPLPQAYQDKPPAPTNDKLYFTEMPEMDVYVRSYGGWMLSVTSRLHAHLLTKELDRVRASYNHTYHYGVGYDSPLKLLNRHNEVWYVSKGSPVCSDPEEPTPAHTPRTPPSPPAELPLDRLADSPSLTTANLKSSNTSDTPTDAPLDTPPSPSSRLLINLSPAPTSAQVLTDVSPNATRFASVAISLEPKGDTNLANGTLPVLANPQQDGV, from the exons AT GACTTTCCTGTCAATATTAGGAGTGTTGGCTCTTGTGGTTACCACTGAAGCAAGTGTTGG CCCGAGCACCAATAACAGCTTTTGCACTGAGTCAAAGGAATGTCTGGAGTTTGAGCTGGTCTGCAAAACAGATGAATATGAA GTGCGACACTACAGCCCCACTCGCTGGGTGTCCACAGACGCCGAGGCCTACTTCATGGGTGTGGGTGCTGCCATGGCCTTCAGGAGACTTTTTCAGTACATCACCGGTGCCAATGAAGCAG GTGTACAAATGGAGATGACGGCGCCCGTGCTGGTTAAAATCCCGGGGGAAACCAAAATGTGGGAGCCGGCTGTCTACACGCTCAACTTCCCGCTGCCGCAAGCCTATCAAGACAAGCCGCCCGCACCGACCAATGACAAG TTGTATTTCACCGAGATGCCCGAGATGGACGTCTATGTGCGTAGCTACGGAGGTTGGATGTTGTCGGTGACGTCCAGGCTTCATGCGCACCTGCTGACGAAAGAGTTGGACAGAGTGCGGGCATCTTACAATCATACCTACCACTATGGTGTGGGCTACGACAG tcccTTAAAGCTTCTCAACAGGCACAACGAGGTGTGGTACGTATCCAAGGGGTCGCCAGTGTGCTCAGATCCAGAAGAGCCCACCCCTGCTCACACCCCCAGGACGCCACCGAGCCCTCCTGCCGAACTCCCATTGGATCGCCTTGCAGACTCCCCCTCCCTCACCACCGCCAACCTGAAATCATCCAACACCTCAGACACGCCTACTGACGCACCTTTGGACACGCCCCCGAGCCCTTCTTCCCGGCTCTTGATCAACCTAAGTCCCGCCCCTACCTCGGCTCAGGTCCTGACAGACGTGTCGCCCAACGCCACTAGGTTCGCCTCCGTGGCCATCTCACTGGAACCCAAGGGGGACACCAACCTGGCGAACGGCACGCTGCCAGTTTTGGCCAACCCCCAACAAGATGGCGTCTAA
- the LOC125969028 gene encoding protein GPR108, producing MAVAHRAGVVAALVLVFLLDGSKARIHKLILKNETRFFVHLNTFGFYANGTLDVNLHSLRIPQQLVNYSAHPVGFSLSRARVSGVLSYTAEETETCPLTLAKVTNNEPLILFLIDINDLSVNVRVLGDQDNILTGKPKANVQTKEKGQRSSREAPAETPAKPAEQAQDDDKSPDKTTKSSDKTAKSPDKTTDEAKVETNAEAVDQTKEAKTAEKLTTEFQLASTKQLVLALEKVNDTYAFNFHLLLGLLAEGLYNLNFYYCQNMVPGINRPYSFTLEMTEKNPGGFLSAAEIPLSRLYIGMAGVFFVAAMVWVYTLMKHRYSVFKIHWLMAALAFTKSTSLVFHSINYHFINTEGHPIEGWAVMYYITHLLKGALLFITLALIGTGWAFVKYILSDKEKKIFMIVIPLQCLANVAFIIIESTEEGSSEYPLWKEILFLVDLICCGAILFPVVWSIRHLQEASSTDGKAAMNLEKLKLFRHYYVMIVCYIYFTRIIAILLKVTMPFQWQWCYEFLVEVSTLIFFVLTGYKFRPASNNPYLQLPQDEEDEEMDEIVTESGALEGISKVKKTSNGRERQKEATL from the exons ATGGCTGTGGCGCACCGAGCTGGCGTCGTGGCCGCATTAGTGCTCGTCTTTCTTCTGGATGGTAGTAAGGCAAGGATACATAAACTCATCCTGAAG AATGAAACTCGCTTCTTCGTCCACCTCAATACTTTTGGCTTCTATGCTAACGGGACTCTGGATGTGAACCTCCACTCTCTCCGCATCCCACAGCAGCTTGTCAACTATAGTGCACACCCA gtTGGGTTCAGCCTCTCCAGGGCACGTGTGAGCGGAGTCTTATCATACACA GCCGAAGAGACTGAGACGTGCCCTCTCACACTCGCTAAAGTAACCAACAATGAACCGCTCATTCTCTTTCTTATTGACATCAACGATCTCAG CGTCAACGTGCGTGTCCTCGGTGATCAAGACAACATATTGACCGGCAAACCAAAGGCCAATGTGCAGACCAAAGAGAAAG GTCAGAGGTCCAGCCGGGAAGCTCCTGCTGAGACTCCAGCTAAGCCGGCGGAGCAGGCTCAAGACGACGATAAGTCGCCTGACAAAACGACAAAGTCGTCTGACAAAACGGCAAAGTCGCCTGACAAAACGACAGATGAGGCCAAGGTGGAAACAAACGCAGAGGCCGTGGATCAGACGAAGGAAGCTAAGACGGCAGAAAAGCTGACAACTGAATTCCAG TTGGCGTCCACCAAACAGCTGGTGCTAGCTTTGGAGAAAGTGAATGACACCTACGCGTTCAAC TTTCATCTGCTGTTGGGCCTGCTGGCCGAAGGCTTGTACAACTTGAACTTCTACTACTGCCAGAACATGGTGCCTGGCATCAACCGGCCATACTCCTTCACC CTGGAGATGACAGAGAAGAATCCTGGTGGCTTCCTGTCAGCGGCCGAAATCCCGCTGTCCCGCCTCTACATCGGTATGGCCGGAGTCTTCTTCGTCGCCGCGATGGTGTGGGTGTACACGTTGATGAAGCACAG GTACAGCGTCTTTAAGATCCACTGGCTTATGGCGGCACTGGCCTTCACCAAGTCCACCTCGCTGGTTTTCCACAGC ATCAACTATCACTTCATCAACACCGAGGGTCATCCCATCGAAGGCTGGGCCGTCATGTATTACATCACTCACCT GCTCAAGGGGGCGCTTCTGTTCATCACGCTGGCACTGATCGGCACTGGCTGGGCTTTTGTCAAGTACATCCTGTCTGATAAGGAGAAGAAAATCTTTATGATCGTCATCCCCTTGCAG TGCCTGGCCAACGTGGCCTTCATTATCATCGAGTCCACGGAAGAAGGCTCCAGCGAGTACCCCCTGTGGAAGGAGATCCTCTTCTTGGTCGACCTCATTTGTTGCGGTGCCATCCTGTTCCCGGTCGTCTG GTCCATCCGTCACCTCCAAGAGGCTTCAAGCACGGATGGAAAAG CTGCCATGAATTTAGAGAAGCTCAAGCTCTTCCGGCACTACTACGTCATG ATTGTGTGTTACATCTACTTCACACGGATCATCGCCATTCTGTTGAAGGTCACCATGCCCTTCCAGTGGCAGTGGTGCTATGAG TTTCTTGTGGAAGTATCCACTCTGATCTTCTTTGTGTTGACGGGCTACAAATTCCGGCCTGCCTCCAACAATCCTTATCTCCAGCTGCCCCAggatgaagaagatgaggagATGGATGAAAT CGTAACGGAGTCGGGTGCTCTGGAGGGCATCTCCAAAGTTAAAAAGACATCTAACGGACGCGAGCGGCAGAAGGAGGCCACCTTGTGA
- the LOC125969102 gene encoding intercellular adhesion molecule 1, whose protein sequence is MCTPSSLKVTLVLHLFCSATSSPPSQPPPSLSKAQVGSVERARCPLTLSPSSLVVRFEDPVQVNCSAPMKSFSLLGWEVPLLAPEPTMNSFLVWRVEHMTEWSISPMCYAVLDLEGPCHLHLPVLVYKPPDSVSLSFVNHTGSLLEHSHYTLRCTVHNVAPAGNLLVTFYRNQTQLAKRHSNVTEKTPVTEVFPLDIVAKREDDGADYWCEAELQLHPTGQQQRVAVTSEKVRTTVLFGPQLLCPAKLQVKMGESLHCDVRGNPEPSVIWLKDGRLVIPPVHSTRAHAGKYTVLATGLFGQTNVTVEVEVVTSRGITSTRRRHFLLATLLTLILNLI, encoded by the exons ATGTGTACCCCAAGTTCACTCAAGGTGACTTTGGTGCTTCACCTGTTTTGCTCAG CTACCTCATCTCCGCCATCCCAGCCACCTCCCTCACTCAGCAAAGCTCAGGTGGGTTCAGTGGAAAGAGCCAGATGCCCTCTCACCTTGTCCCCCTCCAGCCTGGTGGTCAG GTTTGAAGATCCAGTCCAAGTCAACTGTTCTGCGCCGATGAAGAGCTTTTCTCTGCTGGGATGGGAGGTCCCATTG CTAGCTCCAGAGCCCACCATGAATAGCTTCCTGGTGTGGAGAGTGGAGCACATGACCGAGTGGAGTATTTCCCCAATGTGCTATGCAGTCTTAGACCTGGAAGGACCCTGTCATCTTCATCTCCCAGTGCTTGTTTACA AGCCTCCAGACAGCGTGTCCCTCAGCTTCGTGAACCACACGGGATCATTATTAGAGCATAGTCACTACACTCTTCGATGCACCGTCCACAATGTCGCCCCTGCTGGGAATCTCCTCGTGACCTTCTACCGAAACCAAACTCAACTGGCGAAACGACATTCAAACGTGACAGAGAAGACACCGGTGACTGAGGTCTTCCCGCTAGACATTGTGGCCAAAAGAGAAGACGATGGCGCAGACTACTGGTGTGAGGCTGAACTACAACTGCACCCAACAGGTCAACAGCAGCGCGTGGCGGTTACGTCGGAAAAAGTGAGAACCACTGTGCTGT TTGGCCCGCAACTGCTTTGTCCTGCAAAGCTCCAAGTAAAGATGGGCGAAAGCTTACACTGCGACGTGCGAGGAAACCCCGAACCCTCGGTCATCTGGCTCAAAGATGGCCGCCTGGTGATCCCACCAGTCCACTCGACGAGAGCACACGCGGGAAAATACACCGTCTTGGCCACGGGACTTTTTGGACAGACAAATGTGACAGTGGAGGTAGAGGTGGTCACAAGCAGAG GAATCACGAGCACCCGAAGAAGACACTTCCTGCTGGCTACCCTGCTTACACTGATATTGAACTTGATTTAA
- the ubn1 gene encoding ubinuclein-1, translating to MMSWVMAQPRRVQLTSLPTDVQSCAVNGAVLAPKSQPEPGGASPLAAHCGSGVIRLVVSLFEPDERSFAEFSYTQLLENKWHNVQDEAETRSRFEVGDQIEKQHMASSLMRNLEKKYKVKKKRDRVQDLIDIGYGYDDEDSFIDNSEAYDEFVPSSITTKFGGFYVNSGVLHFRQISDTETDDGTTGERAPKTTKKRELKDGQELPKKKRRRNVPDKNGVDASSSMASDELMKKKKKKLSGTLSVTSMLKKFRREKELERKKMERTRQRMARTPLTPVTAQCPADTGGGSGLADPLLSLIGSTDEQALLQAASTVEFDIDLDCLLDVGDEIATPLMEPPPPEQQRAEHRHLPEASYDATLSPSRKMTQPQKPHPEVASSYQCVALPEGLPPALEDSIKKLMLAAKTSEGESKLKFFTPEINAVLLDIERKCREHGGQLRSRVYTHLSFFLPCSKETLLKRVKKLKLAEGFSNVEDPMQKLKDAIARAMPEQITHFNQHCQEYEQVKTLRTMEDGSDVRQGGQGNNLEEKGTKRGGGPKKLFKWNEEIREVLHHVLREKLSVFQNKSDGRQQREEYLKTLLVKDVKPLWPKGWMQSRVLLSESRKILGLQLMFPKRSRAENKRLSITAPSASDQNTRPLPLKLELPYEANSVVEQASSASRVTTEDTEVIVLDSDSSPTPNDELSAIVCEQAPVHMDSQATPSELFAAAITKYKSSLQYWNLSVANGTPPLPPPPPQCSPVNFPEGGLCHVAVPKLQDLLGTPTDLGPDLQRGSDVIL from the exons ATGATGTCCTGG GTAATGGCGCAGCCCCGCCGAGTGCAGCTCACCTCTTTGCCCACAGACGTCCAGTCATGTGCAGTGAATGGAGCCGTCCTCGCTCCGAAGTCGCAACCCGAACCCGGTGGTGCCTCCCCGCTCGCAGCGCACTGCGGGTCGGGTGTTATTCGCCTCGTCGTCTCGTTGTTTGAGCCGGATGAGCGAAGCTTTGCCGAGTTTAGTTACACTCAACTGCTGGAAAACAAG TGGCACAACGTCCAAGATGAAGCCGAGACTAGGTCCAGATTTGAGGTGGGGGACCAGATCGAGAAGCAGCATATGGCTTCTTCACTTATGAGGAACTTGGAGAAGAAATAT AAAGTCAAGAAAAAGCGGGATCGCGTTCAGGACTTGATCGATATCGGTTATGGTTACGACGATGAGGATTCCTTCATTGACAACTCAGAGGCT TATGACGAGTTTGTGCCATCCTCCATCACCACCAAATTTGGAGGATTCTACGTCAACTCTGGCGTGTTGCACTTCCGCCAGATTTCTGACACTGAAACGGACGATGGGACCACAGGAGAGAGAGCACCAAAGACCACCAAG AAACGTGAACTTAAAGATGGACAAGAATTGCCAAAGAAGAAAAGGCGTAGAAACGTACCAGATAAAAATGGCGTGGATGCAAGTTCCAG CATGGCATCAGATGAGctgatgaagaaaaagaagaaaaagctttCCGGAACTCTGAGCGTCACCAGCATGCTGAAGAAGTTCCGTCGAGAAAAGGAGCTTGAGCGGAAGAAAATGGAAAGAACTCGTCAGCGCATGGCGAGGACACCGCTAACTCCCGTGACAGCACAGTGCCCAGCCGATACGGGCGGCGGCTCCGGATTGGCCGACCCGCTGCTCAGTTTGATCGGATCCACAGATGAGCAGGCACTTCTCCAGGCGGCCAGCACGGTGGAATTTGACATCGACTTGGACTGTTTGTTGGATGTCGGCGACGAGATAGCAACGCCTTTAATGGAGCCGCCCCCTCCAGAGCAGCAAAGAGCAGAACATCGCCACCTGCCTGAAGCTTCCTATGATGCAACACTGTCTCCAAGCAGAAAGATGACCCAACCACAAAAACCTCATCCAGAGGTTGCATCCTCATATCAGTGCGTCGCCCTCCCCGAGGGACTTCCACCTGCCCTGGAGGACAGCATCAAGAAACTGATGCTG GCAGCCAAGACTTCGGAGGGAGAGTCCAAACTCAAGTTCTTCACCCCGGAAATCAACGCTGTGCTGCTGGA TATCGAGCGCAAGTGTCGCGAGCACGGCGGCCAGTTGCGGTCTCGGGTGTACACGCACTTGTCGTTCTTCCTGCCTTGCAGCAAGGAGACGCTCCTCAAACGTGTCAAGAAACTCAAGCTTGCA GAAGGCTTTTCAAACGTGGAGGATCCCATGCAGAAGCTGAAGGATGCCATCGCCAGAGCCATGCCCGAGCAGATTACGCATTTCAACCAACATTGTCAAGAATATGAGCAAGTCAAAACTCtgag GACGATGGAGGACGGGAGTGACGTCAGGCAAGGTGGACAAGGCAATAATTTGGAAGAGAAGGGGACAAAAAGAGGAGGCGGCCCAAAGAAGCTTTTCAAATGGAACGAGGAGATCAG GGAGGTTCTGCATCATGTCCTGAGAGAAAAACTTTCagtatttcaaaacaaaagtgacGGGAGGCAACAGCGCGAGGAGTACCTCAAGACCCTGTTGGTCAAAGATGTCAAACCTCTCTGGCCCAAAGGCTGGATGCAGTCCAG GGTGCTGCTGAGTGAGAGCAGGAAGATATTGGGCCTCCAGCTAATGTTTCC AAAGAGATCCAGAGCAGAAAATAAGCGGCTGTCAATCACTGCGCCGTCAGCGTCTGATCAAAACACAAGACCGCTACCACTTAAACTAGAACTTCCTTATGAGGCAAATTCAGTAGTCGAACAAGCTTCAAGCGCGTCCCGCGTGACGACTGAAGATACCGAAGTGATAGTCTTGGATTCGGACTCATCACCAACGCCCAATGATGAGCTGTCAGCGATTGTCTGTGAGCAGGCTCCGGTTCACATGGACTCACAGGCTACCCCCAGTGAGCTCTTTGCGGCCGCTATCACCAAATACAAAAGTTCCCTTCAGTACTGGAACTTGAGTGTGGCAAACGGCACCCCCCCGCTTCCACCGCCACCTCCTCAATGCAGCCCAGTCAACTTTCCCGAAGGAGGCCTGTGTCACGTGGCCGTGCCAAAACTGCAAGATTTATTGGGTACCCCTACAGATTTGGGACCAGATCTACAAAGAGGCTCAGATGTCATTTTATGA